The sequence GAGACGGTCTTCACGTGCAGCGCGCATTCGGGATCGGAGCCGACCAGCCTGTCAGTCACGTAGAGCTTCGAGGAAGCCCCGTAGGCCGCGAGCGCGTCCTCCAGGACCATGTCGAAGGTCTCCTCGTCGACCGGGAGGCAGTTCGGGCTGGACCAGTCGATGTTGCCCGCGCTCGAGGGCCGCTTGACGATGAGCGTGTCCTCGGGGCTCCTGCCCGTGGATTCGGGGCGGGTCCACGTCGCGAGGGCGCCGCAGGCGGCCACGGAGGCCTCCCTGTTCCTGACGCACTCCATGATCATCTCGGGGCGGGGGATGTTGGTCATGACCACTCCCCCGCGCGAAGACAGGAAACCTGCCAGTCTGTCCTGGAAGATCATCTTTCCTCCCGTTTTGCGGATTGCCTGCGGGCGCGGGACGCGCCGACCACCTTGGCTCTAGAATAAGCCATGTCGTGGATCGAGGCTAGGCCGGGCACCGCCGGGCGGCTTCCGTGGAGCATGGTGCCGCGCTATCTTCCGGCTCGTCCTCGTTGCATCGGAGAACACGATTGAAGCTGATACTCCTGGATGTCGACATGACGCTGATCTCCGCCAGAGGAGCGGGGATGGCCTCGCTCGACGCGGCGATGTCCGACCTGTTCGGCATCGAGCGCGGGTTCGAGGGAGTCGAGTTCGCGGGCAGGACGGACAGGCTGATCGTCGAGGACGGCCTCTCCGCCAACGGCCTCGCACCGTCGGACGACATGGTGTCGCGGGTCCGGGAGGCCTACATCAGGAACCTCGCGGGCAGGCTCTCGGCGGGATGGCCCGCCTCGGTGCTGGGGGGTGTGAACGAACTGCTGGACCTGCTTACCCGCAGGGAGGATGCGTGCTTCGGCCTCCTCACGGGGAACTGGAAGGAGGGCGCCTTCCTCAAGCTCGCGGCCTGCGGCATCGACCGGTACTTCAGGTTCGGTGCGTTCGCGGAATGCGGCAGGATGAGGAGGGAGCTCATACCCCACGCGCTCGGGATGGCCGAGGCGGTGTGCGGCCGGCGCCCCAGCCCGGCCGACACGTGGATCGTCGGTGACACGCCTCACGACGTATCCTGCGGGCGCGACTGGAACCTGCGGACCCTCGGCGTGGCCACAGGGCCGTACGGTGTCGAGACCCTCGCGGAGTGCGGGGCGGATGCCGTGCTTCCGGACCTCTCCTCCACGGAGACGGTCGAGCGGATCATCTTCGGATGAAGAGCCTGAAGGGCCGGATGTCGCCCAGGCTGGCCTGGGGCCTGTACGACTGGGCCGATTCCGCCTTCGTGACGACCATCGTAGCCGCCGTGCTCCCGGTCTACTTCGCTTCGGTGGTTTGCGGCGGGAGCGCCGAAGTCTCGTTCCGGCTGCTTTTCTGGGATGTATCGGGAAGCCCCACTTCGCTCTGGGGCTACGCGGCCTCGATCGCGGCCCTGCTGGTCGCCGTCGCGTCGCCGGTCGCGGGCGCCCTGGCCGACGCGGGCGGCAGGCGGAAGGTCTGGCTGGCCTCCTCCGCCGCGCTCGGGATCGCGTCGTCGGCCATGCTCTCGCTCTCCGGGCCGGGAACGGTCCTCTACACCCTGGCCTTCCTGGCGGTCGGAGAGGTCGGGTTCTCGGGGGCACAGGTCTTCTACAACTCGTTGCTCGGGGATGTCTCGCGCAGCGCAGGCGAGCGGGACTCCGTCTCGTCGGGCGGCTTCGCGCTGGGCTACCTCGGCGGGGGGCTGCTGCTCGCCCTGAACACCCTGATGATCGCGCGGCCCGGCATGTTCGGGCTGGCCGACGCGGCAGCCGCCTCGAGGGCCGGTTTCGCCACCGTGGCGGTATGGTGGGCGGTGTTCTCGATCCCGCTGTTCCTGTTCGTGCACGAGGGCGGTCCGGCCGGGAGGGCCCGCGGATCGCTGCGCGAGGCGGCCGGGATGCTCGCGGGCACGGCCAGGGACGTCATGTCGCGGAGAGACCTGAGGCTCTTCCTGATCGCCTTCCTGCTGTACAACGACGGCATCCAGACCGTCATCCTGATGGCGAGCGTCTACGGCAAGTCGGATCTCGGCCTGGACACCTCCTCGCTGGTCGGGGCCCTCCTCGTGACCCAGATCGTCGGAGTGCCCGGAAGCCTGGGTTTCGGACGGGCCGCGGGGAGGATCGGCGCGCGGAAGGCCCTGCTGGGAGGCATAGCGGCATATCTCGCGATCGTCCTTCTCGCATCGGGCATGGACGATTCCGCTGACTTCATGGTCCTGGCGGTCCTGGTCGGGCTGTTCCAGGGCGGCATGCAGGCAGTGAGCAGGAGCTTCTTCTCGAGGCTCGTCCCGCCGGGACGGAACGCCGAGTATTTCGGCTTCTTCTCGGTCTCGACGCGCTTCGCCAGCATCTTCGGACCGCTGCTCTTCGCCCTGGTCAGGGACGTGACCGGAGAGGGCAGAGCGGCGATACTTGCCGTGGCCGTGCTGTTCCTGGCCGGCGGAGCGGTCCTTTCGTTCGTCAGGGATCCGGAGGTCGTCTGATGCTTGCGGTTGCGCTGGGTTGCATTGCGGCCGTGCTCCTCGAGGAGCTCTTCCTCCGGACGAGCCGGCTCAGGCTCCTGGACGACCCAGACCGGACGGGGGACGGCCTCACTCCCTCCCTCCGGGGCAGGATCGAGGTGTTCCGCAGAAGGTACAGGTTCATACGGGTGGTCCAGTTCGTGGTATTCGGGCTGCTCTGGGTGCTCGTGGCCGAAGCCACCGAAGGGGCGGTGACGGTCTCCCCCCTCGGCCAGCTCACCACGGCGCTGCTCCTGCTCCAGTTCATAAGGGTGCTGGGCCGCCGCGTGGTCAAGAGCTGGCCGCTGCTCACCGTCACTGCGCTGCAGCAGACCCTCCAGGCCTTCCTCGTGATGGTGATGGCCGCGGCCGGATACGGGGCGGCGGGCGGCGGCGGCGCTCCTGCGCTCGTCTCCGGGTTCTCGGTGGTCGCGGCCACTGTCGCATCGGCCGTTTCGTTCTCCTCTTCCGCGGTCTACCTCGGCAGGATGTCGTCGCGGGGGGCCAGGCTGTTCGGCGAGGAACCCCCGCCCCTGGCGGCTTCGGAAGCCATCGGCCGGCGGGCGCTGGCCGCGACGTCCTTCTTCCTTGCGGCCTCGGTCGCAGCCGGCGCCCTGTCGGAGGCGGGCTTCCCGAGAGCGGCAGATGTGTCCGCCGCGGCCCTGCTGGCGGTATCCGCCGTGTCGCTCGCCCTGTGCCTCGACCGGGGCAGGG comes from Candidatus Fermentibacter sp. and encodes:
- a CDS encoding HAD hydrolase-like protein; the protein is MKLILLDVDMTLISARGAGMASLDAAMSDLFGIERGFEGVEFAGRTDRLIVEDGLSANGLAPSDDMVSRVREAYIRNLAGRLSAGWPASVLGGVNELLDLLTRREDACFGLLTGNWKEGAFLKLAACGIDRYFRFGAFAECGRMRRELIPHALGMAEAVCGRRPSPADTWIVGDTPHDVSCGRDWNLRTLGVATGPYGVETLAECGADAVLPDLSSTETVERIIFG
- a CDS encoding MFS transporter, with translation MKSLKGRMSPRLAWGLYDWADSAFVTTIVAAVLPVYFASVVCGGSAEVSFRLLFWDVSGSPTSLWGYAASIAALLVAVASPVAGALADAGGRRKVWLASSAALGIASSAMLSLSGPGTVLYTLAFLAVGEVGFSGAQVFYNSLLGDVSRSAGERDSVSSGGFALGYLGGGLLLALNTLMIARPGMFGLADAAAASRAGFATVAVWWAVFSIPLFLFVHEGGPAGRARGSLREAAGMLAGTARDVMSRRDLRLFLIAFLLYNDGIQTVILMASVYGKSDLGLDTSSLVGALLVTQIVGVPGSLGFGRAAGRIGARKALLGGIAAYLAIVLLASGMDDSADFMVLAVLVGLFQGGMQAVSRSFFSRLVPPGRNAEYFGFFSVSTRFASIFGPLLFALVRDVTGEGRAAILAVAVLFLAGGAVLSFVRDPEVV